From Gordonia crocea, the proteins below share one genomic window:
- a CDS encoding penicillin-binding protein, giving the protein MPPNPTRLSAASKTALGKLAGAVFVAGILVAGLLFPVAAGVGVASNRAAAAVENVSSELLNGTVPEVTTMTDVTGRPIALLYDQYRYQVGFNDIAPDMVRAIVSIEDRRFFDHDGVDWKGTIRAALKNSSSGEVQQGASTLDQQYIKNYQLFVLARTEAEKQAATETTPARKLREVRMALTLEQTLTEQARRERHLDQAGAKQEAKKQIITRYLNTVPFGNNAFGIEAASQTYFGVPAKALRVEQAALLAGMVQSSSALNPYTNPSGALERRNLVLDTMIANFPARRQELENAKKLGIGTLPQPRVAQQGCISARNDGFLCDYALKFLAENGMSRNTVLRGGYTIRTTLDPVVQRSLVRSLQTFADPHADGVAEVGSLIRPGRKSHDIVAMGSSRNYGLRLNAGETVQPQPFSLVGDGAGSVFKIFTVAASLEKGLGTNAVIPVPASLQVTGMGNSGGVNGCPVNHYCVKNDGKYPASMTITNALAQSPNTAFVKLLQRTGVKPTVDMAVRLGLRSYTIPGSSGFGDKSIATYVKDGNLGSFTLGPFAVNGLELSNVAATLASGGTWCPPNPIASITKIKRDRYGNVIVGPDGKPAQAVVPFAPPKCEQVVERGLANAMANAMSKDDVGSGTAAAAARSAGWTLPTSGKTGTTEAHRSSAFVGFTNNLAGSVYAYNDGPRPSELCSGPLRQCGYGNLYGGSEPARTWFTAMSPIANKFGPTYLPPNPSEYVSGSPRGRVPNVTGLPASEATSRLQRSGFRVSQLEVSSSRPQGSVVFTAPSDSAMPGSTITIYVSNGKRSGSSGPTQTTVEVPGVGPVVIEIPG; this is encoded by the coding sequence GTGCCTCCCAACCCCACCCGTCTGTCTGCGGCGAGCAAGACCGCGCTCGGAAAGCTCGCCGGCGCCGTGTTCGTCGCGGGGATCCTGGTCGCCGGATTGCTGTTCCCGGTCGCCGCGGGTGTGGGCGTCGCGTCCAACCGGGCCGCTGCCGCGGTGGAGAACGTCTCGTCGGAGTTGCTGAACGGAACCGTCCCCGAGGTCACGACGATGACCGACGTGACCGGCCGCCCAATCGCACTGCTGTACGACCAGTACCGCTATCAGGTGGGGTTCAACGACATCGCCCCGGACATGGTCCGCGCCATCGTCTCCATCGAGGACCGGCGCTTCTTCGACCACGACGGCGTCGACTGGAAGGGCACGATCCGCGCCGCGCTGAAGAACTCGTCCAGCGGTGAGGTGCAGCAGGGCGCCTCGACCCTGGACCAGCAGTACATCAAGAACTACCAGCTGTTCGTCCTCGCCCGCACCGAGGCGGAGAAGCAGGCCGCCACCGAGACCACCCCGGCGCGCAAGCTCCGCGAGGTCCGCATGGCCCTGACGCTGGAGCAGACCCTCACCGAGCAGGCCCGCCGGGAACGCCACCTCGACCAGGCCGGCGCGAAGCAAGAGGCCAAGAAGCAGATCATCACGCGCTACCTGAACACCGTGCCGTTCGGCAACAACGCCTTCGGCATCGAGGCGGCGTCGCAGACCTACTTCGGCGTCCCGGCCAAGGCGCTGCGCGTCGAGCAGGCGGCGCTACTCGCCGGCATGGTGCAGTCCAGCTCCGCGCTCAACCCGTACACCAATCCGAGCGGGGCCCTCGAGCGGCGCAACCTCGTCCTCGACACGATGATCGCGAACTTCCCGGCCCGCCGTCAGGAGCTGGAGAACGCCAAGAAGCTCGGCATCGGCACGCTGCCGCAGCCGAGGGTGGCCCAGCAGGGCTGCATTTCGGCGCGCAACGACGGCTTCCTCTGCGACTACGCGTTGAAGTTCCTCGCCGAGAACGGCATGTCCCGCAACACCGTCCTGCGGGGCGGCTACACGATTCGCACCACCCTGGACCCCGTCGTCCAGCGGTCCTTGGTGCGGTCGCTGCAGACCTTCGCCGATCCGCACGCCGACGGGGTCGCCGAGGTGGGCAGCCTGATCCGCCCCGGACGCAAGTCCCACGACATCGTGGCGATGGGCTCGTCGCGTAACTACGGCCTGCGGTTGAACGCCGGCGAGACCGTGCAGCCCCAGCCCTTCTCCCTCGTCGGCGACGGCGCCGGATCGGTGTTCAAGATCTTCACCGTCGCGGCCTCGCTGGAAAAGGGCCTCGGCACCAATGCGGTGATCCCCGTCCCGGCCAGCCTGCAGGTCACCGGCATGGGTAACAGCGGTGGGGTCAACGGCTGTCCGGTCAACCACTACTGCGTGAAGAACGACGGCAAGTACCCGGCGTCGATGACGATCACCAACGCGCTCGCCCAATCACCGAACACCGCGTTCGTGAAGCTGCTGCAGCGCACCGGCGTCAAGCCGACGGTCGACATGGCGGTTCGCCTGGGTCTGCGCAGCTACACCATCCCGGGCAGCTCCGGATTCGGCGACAAGTCCATCGCGACCTATGTCAAGGACGGCAACCTCGGTTCGTTCACCCTCGGTCCGTTCGCGGTCAACGGTCTCGAACTGTCCAATGTGGCGGCCACCCTCGCCTCCGGCGGTACCTGGTGCCCGCCGAACCCGATTGCCTCGATCACCAAGATCAAGCGCGACCGCTACGGCAACGTCATCGTCGGGCCGGACGGCAAGCCCGCGCAGGCCGTCGTCCCGTTCGCGCCCCCGAAGTGCGAGCAGGTCGTGGAGCGTGGTTTGGCCAACGCGATGGCCAACGCGATGAGCAAGGACGACGTCGGTTCCGGTACCGCCGCCGCGGCGGCCCGCTCGGCCGGCTGGACGTTGCCGACCTCGGGTAAGACCGGCACCACCGAGGCCCACCGCTCGTCGGCCTTCGTCGGGTTCACCAACAACCTGGCCGGCTCGGTCTACGCGTACAACGACGGTCCGCGCCCCTCCGAGCTGTGCTCCGGTCCCCTGCGCCAGTGTGGTTACGGCAACCTCTACGGCGGTAGCGAACCCGCGCGGACGTGGTTCACCGCCATGAGTCCGATTGCCAACAAGTTCGGTCCCACCTACCTGCCGCCGAACCCGTCCGAGTACGTCAGCGGTTCGCCGCGCGGACGCGTCCCCAACGTGACCGGGCTCCCCGCGAGCGAGGCGACGTCCCGGTTGCAGCGCTCCGGTTTCCGGGTGTCCCAGCTCGAGGTGTCCAGCTCGCGCCCGCAGGGGTCGGTCGTGTTCACCGCCCCGTCGGACTCGGCGATGCCGGGCAGCACGATCACGATCTATGTCTCCAACGGCAAGCGCAGCGGTAGTTCCGGGCCGACCCAGACCACCGTCGAGGTGCCCGGCGTCGGACCGGTCGTCATCGAGATCCCCGGCTGA
- a CDS encoding WhiB family transcriptional regulator: MTPTAPTVGESEARQAWVSQAKCRAEDPDQLFVRGAAQRKAATICRHCPVQLECGADALDNRVEFGVWGGMTERQRRALLRQHPEVTSWAAFFEAQRRRQRADVG, translated from the coding sequence ATGACTCCGACGGCACCGACGGTAGGCGAATCCGAGGCGCGACAGGCATGGGTGTCGCAAGCGAAGTGTCGAGCCGAGGATCCCGACCAGCTGTTCGTCCGCGGTGCGGCGCAGCGCAAGGCGGCGACGATCTGCCGGCATTGCCCGGTCCAGCTTGAATGTGGTGCCGACGCACTGGACAACCGCGTGGAGTTCGGTGTGTGGGGCGGAATGACCGAGCGCCAGCGCCGTGCGCTGCTGCGCCAGCACCCCGAGGTGACCTCGTGGGCCGCCTTCTTCGAGGCACAGCGGCGCCGCCAGCGCGCCGATGTCGGCTGA